A portion of the Permianibacter fluminis genome contains these proteins:
- the maiA gene encoding maleylacetoacetate isomerase, which produces MLKLYTYFRSSAAYRVRIALNLKGLPYEALPVHLLRNGGEQRSDAYRSRNPQGLIPFLDTEAGGVGQSLAILEYLEELTPTPALLPSEPLKRAQVRAFAQHIACDIHPLNNLRVLQYLTGTLGISEDAKLAWIRHWLAEGFRGLEAEVAQRNPSGPYCFGEQLTFADVCLVPQWFNAERFQCDLTPYPRLAAAVKACNELPAFQSAHPSRQPDSE; this is translated from the coding sequence GTGCTGAAGCTCTATACCTACTTTCGCTCGTCGGCCGCATACCGGGTTCGGATTGCCCTTAACCTGAAAGGGCTGCCGTACGAGGCACTGCCTGTCCACCTGTTGCGCAACGGCGGTGAGCAGCGCAGCGACGCTTACCGGAGCCGCAACCCGCAGGGGCTGATTCCGTTCCTGGACACGGAGGCAGGCGGAGTTGGTCAAAGTTTGGCCATTCTGGAGTATCTGGAAGAGCTCACGCCCACCCCGGCCTTGCTGCCGTCCGAGCCGCTGAAACGGGCGCAAGTCCGCGCCTTTGCTCAACATATAGCCTGCGACATCCATCCGCTGAACAACTTGCGGGTGTTGCAGTATTTGACCGGTACCCTCGGCATCAGCGAGGATGCCAAGCTTGCCTGGATACGGCACTGGCTCGCGGAAGGTTTCCGCGGGCTGGAAGCCGAGGTCGCACAGCGCAACCCTTCTGGTCCGTATTGCTTCGGGGAACAACTGACGTTCGCCGATGTCTGTCTGGTGCCGCAGTGGTTCAATGCCGAACGATTCCAGTGCGACCTGACACCGTACCCGCGTTTGGCCGCCGCCGTGAAAGCCTGCAACGAGTTGCCCGCTTTCCAGTCTGCGCACCCTTCGCGCCAACCTGATTCCGAATAA
- a CDS encoding DUF3466 family protein codes for MLFRLTVVAAALSASGLAFAAVANKYDVVELPTLCDPANPTKCGAFSFAYGINNAGTIVGTSNGPLVPDTGDIDGDGNVTEEIRDYVYHAFSLQSGTMADLGHLGKDESYAVSVNGAGEIVGRGNKVTAVDGTTETVQIRAFRIPVGGSMTDLGVPVQTVGLVSATDVSDDGYVVGYATAQAISGDTAYYTRGFVFTPGGGLTLIPALQDKTGSVLRAVNGAAGRAVGFSVKDGVSRAIQLELNTPNTLLDLQTLGGTSAEANDINALRQVVGRSYTTGNSKIEAFLYDESTTPVMRGLGQLGETFRFSQANAINSAGDIVGTAQASSGPTIYHATVFASATSSAKLVDLNLRIDCEASPSTRWTLTEAVGINDSGQIIGYGTRGTNVRAFLLTPNPNVDSIPTPCSPAEPEFENQSGGGVFAALFLPILLLVRTRRRTRRVVK; via the coding sequence ATGCTGTTTCGATTGACTGTAGTGGCGGCAGCGTTGTCTGCGTCTGGTTTGGCATTTGCAGCTGTGGCAAATAAATATGATGTGGTTGAATTGCCTACGCTGTGTGATCCGGCCAATCCAACAAAGTGTGGTGCGTTTAGTTTCGCGTATGGGATCAATAACGCAGGAACTATAGTTGGAACGTCCAACGGACCACTTGTGCCAGACACAGGAGATATTGACGGTGACGGCAATGTCACTGAAGAAATACGAGATTACGTTTATCACGCGTTTAGCTTGCAATCAGGTACCATGGCCGACTTGGGGCATTTGGGTAAGGATGAGAGTTACGCTGTTTCCGTCAATGGGGCTGGCGAAATCGTCGGCCGTGGTAACAAGGTTACTGCCGTTGACGGTACAACCGAAACGGTTCAGATACGTGCTTTTCGTATACCTGTTGGCGGTAGCATGACGGACTTGGGTGTGCCCGTACAAACAGTTGGATTAGTAAGCGCTACTGATGTTTCGGATGATGGATATGTTGTTGGTTATGCAACAGCTCAGGCCATTTCTGGAGATACTGCGTACTACACACGTGGTTTTGTATTTACTCCGGGAGGTGGCCTGACCCTTATTCCGGCACTTCAAGATAAAACCGGCAGTGTGCTTCGTGCAGTAAATGGGGCTGCCGGAAGAGCCGTAGGTTTCTCGGTAAAAGATGGAGTTTCTAGAGCAATTCAGCTGGAGCTTAATACTCCCAATACTTTGCTCGATCTGCAGACCTTAGGAGGGACTTCAGCTGAAGCAAACGACATTAATGCGCTCAGACAGGTAGTTGGTCGCTCCTATACAACAGGTAACTCCAAGATCGAAGCTTTTCTTTATGATGAATCAACAACACCAGTAATGCGTGGTTTAGGGCAGCTGGGCGAGACTTTTCGCTTTAGTCAAGCTAATGCAATCAATTCTGCAGGCGATATAGTTGGTACCGCACAGGCATCCTCTGGACCTACGATCTATCACGCTACTGTATTTGCAAGTGCCACTTCTTCAGCGAAATTGGTGGACCTTAATTTGCGCATTGATTGTGAAGCTTCGCCATCTACACGCTGGACGCTTACTGAGGCGGTTGGTATCAATGACAGCGGCCAAATTATCGGTTACGGCACGAGAGGCACAAATGTTAGGGCTTTCTTACTAACGCCCAATCCAAATGTTGATTCTATTCCAACCCCCTGTTCGCCAGCTGAGCCAGAGTTTGAAAATCAAAGTGGTGGGGGTGTTTTTGCTGCGTTGTTCCTTCCGATATTGCTGTTGGTCCGCACACGTCGTCGCACACGTCGTGTAGTTAAATGA
- a CDS encoding electron transfer flavoprotein-ubiquinone oxidoreductase: MARESMEFDVVIVGGGPSGLAAAIRLRQLAQESGHDISVCLVEKGSEIGAHILSGAVFEPRALNELLPNWKELGAPLNTEVSAEKFLFLSETGAVSWPTSLLIPQQKNHGNYIISLGNLCRWLGQQAEAMGVNLFPGFAAAEVLYHDDGSVAGIATGDMGIGKDGQQKGSYQPGYELRAKYTLFAEGCRGHLGKQLMAKFGLRTDRDPQHYGIGIKELWDVPAENHQQGLVVHSAGWPLQSDTYGGSFLYHLENNQIAIGFVIGLNYSNPYLSPYEEFQRFKTHPAIAKYLKGGRRVSYGARALNEGGWQSVPKLSFPGGLLIGCEAGFLNLPKIKGSHTAMKSGMLGAETVFAALKNGSAGHENLSAFETTYRNSWVHDELYRARNTYPAFHKFGLWGGVLFTGVDQLLFRGKLPFTLRVSQPDNESLELASRSKKIQYPKPDGVLSFDRLSSVFISNTNHEEDQPCHLTLKDSSIPIDHNLALYDEPAQRYCPAGVYEIVREADNRPRLQINAQNCVHCKTCDIKDPKQNINWVVPEGTGGPNYPNM; this comes from the coding sequence GTGGCACGTGAAAGCATGGAGTTTGATGTCGTCATCGTCGGTGGTGGGCCGTCCGGCCTGGCTGCTGCCATTCGGCTGCGTCAGCTGGCGCAAGAGAGCGGCCATGACATCAGCGTCTGTCTGGTCGAAAAAGGCTCGGAAATCGGCGCCCATATCCTGTCCGGTGCGGTATTCGAGCCGCGGGCGCTGAACGAACTGCTGCCGAACTGGAAAGAACTGGGCGCACCGCTCAACACCGAAGTCAGCGCTGAAAAATTCCTGTTTCTGAGTGAGACCGGCGCAGTCTCGTGGCCGACCTCGCTGCTGATCCCACAGCAGAAAAACCATGGCAATTACATCATCAGCTTGGGCAACCTGTGTCGCTGGCTCGGTCAGCAGGCTGAAGCCATGGGCGTTAACTTGTTCCCCGGTTTTGCTGCGGCCGAAGTGCTTTATCACGACGATGGCTCGGTCGCCGGTATCGCCACTGGCGACATGGGCATCGGCAAAGATGGTCAGCAGAAAGGCTCCTACCAGCCGGGCTATGAACTGCGCGCCAAATACACGCTGTTCGCTGAAGGTTGTCGCGGCCACCTCGGCAAGCAACTGATGGCCAAGTTCGGTCTGCGCACGGATCGCGACCCACAACATTACGGCATCGGCATCAAAGAGCTTTGGGACGTGCCGGCGGAAAATCACCAACAAGGTCTGGTGGTGCACTCAGCCGGCTGGCCATTGCAATCCGACACTTACGGCGGCTCGTTCCTGTATCACCTGGAAAACAACCAGATCGCCATCGGCTTTGTCATTGGCCTGAATTATTCCAACCCGTATTTGAGTCCGTACGAAGAATTCCAGCGCTTCAAAACCCACCCCGCCATTGCCAAATACCTCAAAGGCGGCCGTCGTGTTTCTTATGGTGCCCGGGCGCTTAACGAAGGCGGCTGGCAATCGGTGCCGAAACTGTCTTTCCCCGGCGGCCTGCTCATTGGCTGCGAAGCCGGCTTCCTGAATCTGCCGAAAATCAAAGGCAGTCATACCGCGATGAAATCCGGCATGCTGGGCGCCGAGACCGTATTTGCCGCCCTGAAAAACGGCAGCGCCGGCCACGAGAATCTGAGCGCATTTGAAACGACTTACCGCAACTCCTGGGTACACGACGAGTTGTACCGCGCCCGCAACACCTACCCGGCCTTCCACAAATTCGGCCTCTGGGGCGGCGTGCTGTTCACCGGTGTCGATCAACTGTTGTTCCGCGGCAAGCTACCGTTCACGCTGCGGGTCAGCCAGCCAGATAACGAATCACTGGAGCTGGCATCACGCAGCAAGAAGATTCAGTATCCGAAACCGGATGGCGTGCTGAGTTTTGATCGGCTGAGTTCGGTGTTCATTTCCAACACCAACCATGAAGAAGATCAGCCCTGTCATCTGACGCTCAAAGACAGCTCGATACCGATTGACCACAACCTTGCCCTGTACGACGAACCGGCCCAGCGTTACTGCCCGGCTGGCGTCTATGAAATTGTTCGCGAAGCCGACAACCGACCACGCCTGCAGATCAACGCTCAGAATTGCGTGCACTGCAAAACCTGCGACATCAAAGATCCGAAGCAGAACATCAATTGGGTGGTGCCGGAAGGGACTGGTGGACCGAATTATCCAAATATGTAA
- a CDS encoding electron transfer flavoprotein subunit beta/FixA family protein, translating to MKILVAIKRVIDANVKVRVKADGTGVETANVKMAMNPFCEIAVEEAVRLKEKGVATEIVVVSAGPTQTQETLRTALALGADRAIHVEEAAELEPLAIAKLLKAVVEREQPQVVLLGKQSVDADNNQTGQMLAGLLGWPQGTFLSKVGVNGGEVEVVREIDGGLETLKLKLPAVLTTDLRLNEPRFASLPNIMKAKQKPLAKLTVAELGVNVAPRVKTLKVEAPAGRKAGIKVGSVQELVDKLRNEAKVI from the coding sequence ATGAAAATTCTGGTCGCAATCAAGCGCGTCATCGACGCCAACGTCAAGGTGCGGGTGAAAGCCGACGGCACCGGCGTGGAAACCGCCAACGTCAAAATGGCGATGAACCCGTTCTGTGAAATCGCGGTGGAAGAAGCCGTGCGCCTGAAAGAGAAGGGCGTCGCGACCGAAATCGTCGTGGTCAGCGCCGGCCCGACCCAGACGCAGGAAACCCTGCGTACGGCCTTGGCACTGGGCGCCGATCGCGCCATCCATGTCGAGGAAGCCGCCGAGCTCGAACCGCTGGCCATCGCCAAGCTGCTGAAAGCGGTGGTGGAGCGTGAACAGCCGCAAGTCGTCCTGCTCGGCAAGCAATCGGTCGATGCCGACAACAACCAGACCGGCCAGATGCTGGCGGGCCTGCTCGGTTGGCCGCAAGGCACGTTTTTGTCGAAAGTTGGCGTCAATGGCGGCGAAGTTGAAGTCGTCCGCGAAATCGACGGCGGTCTGGAGACCTTGAAGCTGAAACTGCCGGCAGTGCTGACCACCGATCTGCGTTTGAACGAGCCGCGTTTTGCCAGCTTGCCGAACATCATGAAAGCCAAGCAGAAACCGCTGGCCAAGCTGACCGTCGCCGAACTCGGCGTCAATGTGGCGCCGCGCGTCAAGACCCTGAAAGTCGAGGCGCCGGCGGGCCGCAAAGCCGGTATCAAAGTCGGCTCCGTGCAGGAGCTGGTCGACAAACTGCGTAACGAAGCGAAGGTGATCTGA
- a CDS encoding electron transfer flavoprotein subunit alpha/FixB family protein: protein MAILVIAEHAKGKLAGSTLNTIAAAAKIGGDIHVLVAGHGIDTVANEAAHVAGVAKVLKLDDAGLAHLTAENLTPAVLAQAKTCSHVLAPATTFGKNLLPRVAALLDVQMVSEITGVVSADTFQRPIYAGNAIATVQSTDAIKVITVRSTGFDAVAATGGNAAVEAISASADNSLSSFVGQELTVSARPELTAAKVIVSGGRGMQSGDNFPMLEKLADLLGAGVGASRAAVDAGFVPNDYQVGQTGKIVAPQLYIAVGISGAIQHLAGMKDSKVIVAINKDEEAPIFSVADYGLVGDLFQLVPELTAEVAKLKG, encoded by the coding sequence ATGGCCATTCTTGTTATTGCCGAGCACGCCAAAGGCAAACTCGCCGGTTCGACGCTGAACACCATTGCCGCTGCTGCAAAGATCGGCGGCGACATCCACGTATTGGTTGCCGGTCATGGCATCGATACGGTTGCCAATGAAGCCGCGCACGTGGCGGGTGTTGCCAAGGTGCTGAAATTGGATGACGCCGGTTTGGCCCATCTCACCGCAGAGAACCTGACGCCAGCCGTGCTGGCGCAGGCCAAGACCTGTTCGCATGTGCTGGCGCCGGCGACCACGTTCGGCAAGAACCTGTTGCCGCGCGTTGCTGCCCTGCTGGATGTGCAGATGGTGTCGGAGATCACCGGCGTTGTCAGCGCCGATACGTTCCAGCGCCCGATTTACGCCGGTAACGCGATTGCCACCGTGCAATCGACCGATGCCATCAAAGTCATCACCGTGCGCAGCACCGGTTTCGATGCCGTTGCTGCCACGGGCGGCAATGCCGCCGTCGAGGCCATCAGCGCCAGCGCGGACAACAGCCTGTCGAGCTTTGTCGGTCAGGAACTGACGGTTTCGGCTCGGCCGGAACTGACCGCCGCCAAAGTGATTGTGTCCGGTGGTCGCGGCATGCAGAGCGGTGACAATTTCCCGATGCTGGAAAAGCTTGCCGATTTGCTCGGCGCTGGTGTCGGTGCGTCGCGCGCCGCCGTGGATGCCGGCTTTGTCCCGAATGACTATCAAGTCGGCCAGACCGGCAAGATTGTCGCGCCGCAGCTGTATATCGCCGTCGGTATTTCCGGCGCCATTCAGCATCTGGCCGGCATGAAGGATTCGAAGGTGATTGTCGCCATCAACAAGGACGAAGAAGCGCCGATTTTCTCGGTGGCCGATTACGGTCTGGTTGGTGATCTCTTTCAGCTGGTGCCGGAGCTGACCGCTGAGGTCGCCAAGCTGAAAGGCTGA
- a CDS encoding HD-GYP domain-containing protein has translation MNLRLKAGELLPGMYVVEVVRQSGQMQVTTQGWVRTAAAIAALRERGIEEVLIDPSKTITGSEAAAVQAAQLAAAAAAASEAATAKAGQSDPVSAVVQAAKVPLETELNRAAKLYAEAKALQQKAFDDIKAGRPLALEPMQNMATAFIDSVFRNQDALLCMSRIREKDAYLLEHSVNVSILMTVLARQLKLEESVIHELATGALLHDLGKILVPDHILQKPGKLTDEEFVEMRRHVEYGYEVVKQMPGIAPRSLEVLIQHHERLDGRGYPHKLQGEQISRYGRMIAIVDTYDAITASRVYKDGFTSTHAFKILREAAGTGYDNELVAEFIRAIGVFPVGSLVRLKSQRLGIVIQSGSADPLRPVVKVFYHSKFRQQLPVTDVDLAAARCEDEIEAAVKPEQFKIDLIGFLRSIAGVK, from the coding sequence ATGAATCTGCGGCTGAAAGCCGGGGAATTGCTGCCCGGCATGTATGTGGTGGAAGTGGTTCGACAGTCTGGCCAAATGCAGGTCACAACGCAGGGCTGGGTGCGCACGGCTGCGGCGATTGCGGCGCTGCGCGAGCGCGGTATCGAAGAGGTTCTGATCGATCCCAGCAAGACGATTACCGGGTCCGAAGCCGCTGCGGTTCAGGCCGCTCAGCTGGCCGCGGCAGCAGCGGCGGCCAGCGAGGCGGCCACGGCGAAAGCGGGCCAATCCGATCCGGTCAGCGCTGTGGTGCAAGCCGCCAAAGTGCCGCTGGAAACCGAACTCAATCGCGCTGCCAAACTGTATGCCGAAGCCAAGGCGCTGCAGCAAAAAGCGTTTGACGACATCAAGGCCGGTCGACCTCTGGCGCTGGAGCCCATGCAGAACATGGCGACGGCCTTTATCGATTCGGTGTTCCGCAATCAGGATGCGTTGCTGTGCATGAGCCGGATCCGGGAGAAGGACGCCTATCTGCTGGAGCATTCGGTCAACGTCTCGATTTTGATGACAGTGCTGGCCCGACAGCTGAAGCTGGAAGAGTCGGTGATCCATGAGCTGGCGACCGGTGCGCTGCTACACGATTTGGGCAAGATTTTGGTGCCCGATCACATACTACAAAAACCCGGCAAGCTGACCGACGAGGAGTTTGTCGAGATGCGCCGGCACGTCGAATACGGCTACGAAGTGGTCAAGCAGATGCCCGGTATTGCACCGCGCAGTCTCGAAGTGTTGATACAGCATCATGAGCGACTGGACGGTCGCGGCTATCCGCACAAATTGCAAGGCGAGCAGATCTCGCGATACGGCCGCATGATTGCCATTGTCGATACCTACGATGCCATCACCGCCAGTCGGGTGTACAAAGACGGCTTTACCTCAACCCATGCGTTCAAGATTTTGCGTGAGGCGGCCGGCACCGGTTACGACAATGAGCTGGTCGCCGAGTTTATTCGCGCCATCGGCGTCTTTCCGGTGGGTTCACTGGTCCGGCTCAAGAGCCAGCGGCTCGGTATCGTCATTCAGTCAGGCAGCGCGGACCCGTTGCGACCGGTGGTCAAGGTGTTTTACCACAGCAAATTCCGTCAGCAGCTGCCGGTTACCGATGTCGACTTGGCCGCCGCGCGCTGCGAAGATGAAATCGAGGCAGCGGTCAAGCCGGAGCAATTCAAGATCGATCTGATCGGGTTTTTGCGGTCCATTGCTGGCGTCAAGTAA